A window of the Chanodichthys erythropterus isolate Z2021 chromosome 21, ASM2448905v1, whole genome shotgun sequence genome harbors these coding sequences:
- the cyp20a1 gene encoding cytochrome P450 20A1 isoform X1, whose protein sequence is MLDFAIFAVTFVIVLIGAVLYLYPSSRRASGVPGLNPTEEKDGNLQDIVNKGSLHEFLVGLHDEFGSVASFWFGGRPVVSLGAVDQLREHINPNWTTDSFETMLKSLLGYQSGSGVGVTESMIRKKVYEGAINKTLENNFPLLLQLVEELVDKWASYPKSQHTPLCAHLLGLAMKAVTQLAMGSRFRDDAEVIRFRKNHEAIWSEIGKGYLDGSLEKSSSRKAHYESALAEMESVLKSVAKQRAGQGSSQSSFVNYLLQANLTERQVMEDGMVFTLAGCVITANLCIWAVHFLSVSEAVQDRLYHELVEVLGEEPVSLEKIPQLRYCQQVLNETVRTAKLTPMAARLQEVEGKVDQHVIPKETLVIYALGVVLQDADTWSLPYRFNPDRFADESVMKSFSLLGFSGNQACPELRFAYTVAAVLLSTLVRRLRLHRVEGQVVEARYELVTTPKDDTWITVSKRN, encoded by the exons ATGCTGGATTTTGCTATATTTGCAGTGACATTTGTCATTGTCCTCATCGGTGCCGTCCTGTATTTGTACCCG TCATCTAGACGAGCTTCTGGTGTACCTGGACTAAACCCCACAGAGGAGAA AGATGGGAATCTGCAAGACATAGTGAACAAAGGAAGCCTGCACGAGTTCCTGGTTGGTCTCCATGATGAGTTTGGGTCTGTGGCATCTTTCTGGTTCGGTGGGAGACCAGTGGTCAGCCTGGGCGCTGTGGACCAACTGAGAGAACACATTAACCCCAACTGGACCA CGGATTCCTTTGAGACAATGCTCAAGTCGTTGCTTGGTTACCAGTCAGGTTCAGGAGTGGGAGTGACTGAGTCGATGATACGAAAAAAAGTATATGAGGGAGCTATCAATAAAACCCTGGAAAACAACTTCCCTCTGTTGCTTCAG ctggtGGAGGAGCTGGTTGATAAGTGGGCATCTTATCCTAAATCACAGCACACGCCACTTTGTGCTCATCTGCTTGGATTGGCTATGAAGGCTGTCACTCAGCTTGCCATGGGGAGTCGCTTTCGGGATGATGCTGAGGTCATTCGGTTTCGTAAGAACCATGAAGCG ATCTGGTCAGAGATCGGTAAAGGTTATTTGGATGGATCCCTGGAGAAGAGTTCCAGCAGAAAGGCCCATTATGAGAGTG CTCTGGCTGAGATGGAGTCAGTGTTGAAATCTGTGGCAAAGCAGAGAGCTGGACAAGGATCTAGTCAATCATCTTTTGTTAACTATTTACTACAGGCCAATCTGACTGAGCGGCAG GTGATGGAAGATGGTATGGTTTTTACTCTAGCTGGCTGTGTCATCACTGCTAACT TGTGCATCTGGGCAGTTCACTTCCTGTCAGTCTCAGAAGCAGTGCAGGATCGGCTCTATCATGAACTTGTTGAAGTGCTCGGAGAAGAGCCTGTTTCCTTAGAGAAGATTCCACAGCTTAG ATACTGCCAGCAGGTGCTGAATGAAACCGTCCGCACAGCCAAACTGACACCCATGGCTGCCAGATTACAGGAGGTGGAGGGGAAGGTGGACCAACACGTCATTCCCAAAGAA ACATTGGTTATCTATGCCCTGGGTGTCGTCCTTCAAGATGCAGATACTTGGTCACTTCCATACAG GTTTAATCCTGACAGATTTGCAGATGAGTCCGTAATGAAGAGCTTCTCGCTGCTTGGGTTTTCAGGGAATCAGGCCTGCCCTGAACTAAG ATTTGCATATACTGTGGCTGCAGTGCTGCTCAGCACTCTGGTGCGCAGGTTGAGACTGCACAGGGTGGAAGGGCAGGTGGTTGAGGCCAGGTATGAGCTGGTGACCACACCCAAAGATGACACCTGGATCACAGTCAGCAAGAGGAACTGA
- the cyp20a1 gene encoding cytochrome P450 20A1 isoform X2 gives MLKSLLGYQSGSGVGVTESMIRKKVYEGAINKTLENNFPLLLQLVEELVDKWASYPKSQHTPLCAHLLGLAMKAVTQLAMGSRFRDDAEVIRFRKNHEAIWSEIGKGYLDGSLEKSSSRKAHYESALAEMESVLKSVAKQRAGQGSSQSSFVNYLLQANLTERQVMEDGMVFTLAGCVITANLCIWAVHFLSVSEAVQDRLYHELVEVLGEEPVSLEKIPQLRYCQQVLNETVRTAKLTPMAARLQEVEGKVDQHVIPKETLVIYALGVVLQDADTWSLPYRFNPDRFADESVMKSFSLLGFSGNQACPELRFAYTVAAVLLSTLVRRLRLHRVEGQVVEARYELVTTPKDDTWITVSKRN, from the exons ATGCTCAAGTCGTTGCTTGGTTACCAGTCAGGTTCAGGAGTGGGAGTGACTGAGTCGATGATACGAAAAAAAGTATATGAGGGAGCTATCAATAAAACCCTGGAAAACAACTTCCCTCTGTTGCTTCAG ctggtGGAGGAGCTGGTTGATAAGTGGGCATCTTATCCTAAATCACAGCACACGCCACTTTGTGCTCATCTGCTTGGATTGGCTATGAAGGCTGTCACTCAGCTTGCCATGGGGAGTCGCTTTCGGGATGATGCTGAGGTCATTCGGTTTCGTAAGAACCATGAAGCG ATCTGGTCAGAGATCGGTAAAGGTTATTTGGATGGATCCCTGGAGAAGAGTTCCAGCAGAAAGGCCCATTATGAGAGTG CTCTGGCTGAGATGGAGTCAGTGTTGAAATCTGTGGCAAAGCAGAGAGCTGGACAAGGATCTAGTCAATCATCTTTTGTTAACTATTTACTACAGGCCAATCTGACTGAGCGGCAG GTGATGGAAGATGGTATGGTTTTTACTCTAGCTGGCTGTGTCATCACTGCTAACT TGTGCATCTGGGCAGTTCACTTCCTGTCAGTCTCAGAAGCAGTGCAGGATCGGCTCTATCATGAACTTGTTGAAGTGCTCGGAGAAGAGCCTGTTTCCTTAGAGAAGATTCCACAGCTTAG ATACTGCCAGCAGGTGCTGAATGAAACCGTCCGCACAGCCAAACTGACACCCATGGCTGCCAGATTACAGGAGGTGGAGGGGAAGGTGGACCAACACGTCATTCCCAAAGAA ACATTGGTTATCTATGCCCTGGGTGTCGTCCTTCAAGATGCAGATACTTGGTCACTTCCATACAG GTTTAATCCTGACAGATTTGCAGATGAGTCCGTAATGAAGAGCTTCTCGCTGCTTGGGTTTTCAGGGAATCAGGCCTGCCCTGAACTAAG ATTTGCATATACTGTGGCTGCAGTGCTGCTCAGCACTCTGGTGCGCAGGTTGAGACTGCACAGGGTGGAAGGGCAGGTGGTTGAGGCCAGGTATGAGCTGGTGACCACACCCAAAGATGACACCTGGATCACAGTCAGCAAGAGGAACTGA
- the zp2l2 gene encoding zona pellucida glycoprotein 2, like 2 gives MLTIAALIAFTLSVYLSNAQDSQFPWQMPQYQAGGLLSSPVLKEFPQQEMFIPQQEMSSSSGSQRCVVEQQERVECGEPDITPAECEDISCCYDAQGCYYAKAVTLQCTRDGQFVLVVARDATLPRISLDSIHMLEKDPSGLCAPVGTTATFAIYQFAVSSCGTRMKEENGFVIYENMMSSAYEVGIGPRGSITRDSAYELEFQCRYSGTAVEALVAEVNTVPPPPPVSQQGPLRVELRLAKGQCTTKGCSDEDMYTSYYSEADYPVTKVLREPVYVEVRILERTDPNIILVLDHCWATSTPEALSLPQWDLVLNGCPYKDDHYLTTPLPLGPSGLPYPSHYKRFVVKMFTFVDQSSLEPLQERIFIHCTTSVCHPSPTEPCEPSCGSRTRRAVSEYLKDSEEKVVVSSGEVIILSHLPVSDNLVDKEVLQILDYGLWAAGALTAFGVCGLMVAVIMQRARLRPQPVPV, from the exons ATGTTAACAATTGCAGCATTAATTGCGTTTACGCTTAGTGTATATTTGAGCAATGCTCAGGATTCACAGTTTCCCTGGCAGATGCCCCAATATCAGGCCGGTGGTTTATTATCCTCACCAGTTCTGAAGGAATTTCCCCAGCAGGAGATGTTCATTCCTCAGCAGGAGATGAGCTCCTCCTCTGGGTCTCAGCGCTGTGTGGTGGAGCAGCAGGAGCGCGTTGAGTGTGGAGAACCTGACATCACTCCAGCTGAATGTGAGGACATCAGCTGCTGTTATGATGCACAGGGCTGTTATTATGCCAAGGCAG TTACTCTGCAGTGCACAAGGGATGGGCAGTTTGTATTGGTGGTGGCTCGAGATGCCACCCTGCCACGCATCAGTTTAGACTCCATCCACATGCTGGAAAAAGATCCCAGTGGCCTCTGCGCGCCTGTCGGCACTACTGCCACCTTTGCCATCTATCAGTTTGCTGTCAGCTCCTGTGGCACCAGAATGAAG GAAGAAAATGGTTTTGTTATTTATGAGAACATGATGTCATCTGCATATGAAGTGGGCATTGGACCTCGTGGATCAATTACgagagacagtgcttatga GCTGGAGTTCCAGTGCAGGTATTCGGGAACAGCAGTTGAGGCGCTGGTGGCGGAGGTGAACACtgttcctcctcctccccccGTCTCTCAGCAGGGCCCACTCAGAGTGGAGCTCAGGCTCGCCAAGGGACAGTGCACCACTAAAGGATGCTCTGATG AGGATATGTACACTTCATACTACTCCGAGGCGGACTATCCTGTTACAAAAGTGTTGAGAGAACCTGTATATGTGGAGGTGCGGATTCTGGAGAGGACTGATCCAAACATAATCCTGGTCCTGGACCACTGCTGGGCCACTTCTACTCCTGAAGCCTTGAGCCTGCCTCAGTGGGACCTAGTGCTTAATGG CTGTCCATATAAGGATGACCATTATCTGACCACTCCGCTTCCTCTTGGACCCTCAGGGCTGCCGTACCCATCTCATTACAAACGCTTTGTGGTGAAGATGTTCACCTTTGTCGATCAGTCCTCTCTTGAGCCTTTGCAGGAAAGG ATTTTCATTCACTGCACTACGTCTGTTTGCCACCCCTCTCCCACTGAGCCATGTGAGCCCAGCTGTGGCAGCAGAACAA GAAGGGCTGTTTCAGAATACTTGAAGGATTCTGAGGAAAAGGTTGTCGTTTCGAGTGGGGAGGTCATAATTTTATCTCATTTGCCGGTTTCTGACAATCTTGTGGATAAGGAAG TCCTGCAGATATTGGATTATGGATTATGGGCGGCAGGAGCTCTCACTGCGTTTGGTGTCTGTGGGCTCATGGTGGCCGTTATAATGCAGCGGGCCAGACTTCGCCCTCAGCCCGTTCCAGTGTGA